One Pseudorhodoplanes sinuspersici DNA segment encodes these proteins:
- a CDS encoding response regulator, which yields MTEHIPQILVVDDDPEIRKLLARYIEGQAFRVLLASNCRELRERITTNQIDLIILDVMLPDGSGLDACRDLRAERNTIPIILLTALKEDIDRIIGLEMGADDYLGKPFNPRELVARIRAVLRRHSKPISRGLSSTAYIFEGFVVDPQGRSVVDAQGNNIELTGAEFDLLQTFLDRPGRVLSRDQLLDLTHGRDGDVLDRSIDVLVSRLRRKLDPSGTTSLIKTIRNGGYQLVVKVESQEPVS from the coding sequence ATGACCGAACACATTCCGCAAATCCTTGTCGTCGACGACGATCCGGAAATTCGAAAACTGCTCGCACGCTATATCGAAGGTCAGGCATTTCGCGTTCTCCTGGCCTCGAACTGCCGCGAACTTCGCGAGCGTATTACGACCAATCAGATAGATCTCATTATTCTTGACGTGATGCTTCCGGATGGCTCGGGCCTCGATGCATGCCGGGACTTAAGAGCAGAAAGAAACACTATCCCGATCATACTTCTGACCGCTCTCAAGGAGGACATCGATCGCATCATCGGTCTCGAAATGGGAGCCGACGACTATCTCGGAAAGCCGTTCAACCCGCGAGAGTTGGTTGCCCGCATTCGTGCTGTACTGCGACGTCACTCGAAACCCATTTCTCGGGGCCTCAGTTCAACGGCGTATATTTTCGAAGGATTCGTTGTCGACCCGCAAGGACGCAGCGTTGTGGACGCTCAAGGTAACAACATAGAGTTAACGGGCGCCGAGTTTGATCTCTTGCAGACTTTCCTTGACCGACCCGGGCGGGTCCTTTCGCGGGACCAGCTCCTTGATCTGACTCATGGCCGGGACGGTGACGTACTCGATCGTTCGATCGATGTCCTTGTCAGCCGTTTGAGACGCAAGCTGGACCCATCAGGGACGACCAGTCTCATTAAGACAATTCGCAATGGCGGATATCAACTGGTCGTTAAAGTCGAATCACAGGAACCCGTGTCGTGA
- a CDS encoding patatin-like phospholipase family protein: MLLVFAVLGAGCATVFPRNIVPEQLSNEAELAGMPNIRVWGDAPAESFVALFRAERHKMAAFTSAVGRSEQQSRAFNIVAISGGADNGAFGAGLLVGWSDAGTRPDFDVVTGVSAGALTAPFVYLGQGKDVQLREIFTKYTRSDIYDPGIIAPLFGGGLVDSSPLGSLIANYVDEAFLRDVARERKKGRILLIGTTNLDAERPVLWDMGRIAMSGHPQALSLFRKVLLASASIPGAFPPVRIKVRAGGQTYEELHVDGGVTQQVFVPPSSVAGRGLGSATKASPARRLFIIRNGKITPEWEAVEEGIFSISRRSVFTLIKSQSIGDLYRIYVNALADGTDFNLAAIPSSFSVRWAEPFEKAYMQALYDEGYRSGVQGYRWIKVPPGLATRSKIPTLKRPETLDLTLSLSD, translated from the coding sequence GTGCTGCTCGTGTTCGCTGTACTCGGCGCTGGATGCGCAACCGTCTTCCCCCGCAATATTGTGCCGGAACAGCTTTCAAACGAGGCCGAACTCGCTGGCATGCCAAATATCCGCGTTTGGGGTGACGCGCCGGCCGAATCCTTCGTCGCGCTCTTCAGGGCCGAAAGGCACAAGATGGCCGCGTTCACTTCAGCGGTGGGACGCTCAGAACAGCAATCACGAGCATTCAACATCGTCGCGATCTCAGGTGGAGCTGACAACGGTGCGTTCGGAGCCGGTCTCCTGGTCGGCTGGAGTGATGCCGGGACGCGACCCGACTTCGATGTTGTCACCGGTGTTAGCGCAGGTGCACTCACCGCTCCTTTCGTCTATCTGGGCCAAGGGAAAGATGTGCAGCTGAGGGAGATTTTTACCAAATACACGCGCAGTGACATTTATGATCCTGGCATTATAGCGCCGCTATTTGGCGGTGGATTGGTTGACAGTTCTCCGCTCGGAAGTCTGATTGCAAACTATGTCGATGAGGCTTTCCTCCGCGATGTCGCCCGCGAGCGCAAAAAAGGGCGGATCTTACTGATTGGCACGACAAATCTGGATGCGGAGCGGCCCGTCCTTTGGGATATGGGACGCATCGCAATGAGCGGTCATCCACAGGCGCTTAGTCTTTTTCGTAAGGTTCTATTGGCCTCTGCGTCGATCCCAGGTGCCTTTCCTCCGGTACGCATCAAGGTCCGGGCTGGTGGCCAGACTTATGAAGAGTTGCATGTTGATGGTGGAGTGACTCAGCAGGTCTTCGTGCCGCCATCTTCAGTTGCCGGCCGTGGGCTCGGCTCTGCGACAAAAGCATCCCCGGCGAGGCGTCTGTTCATTATCCGCAACGGGAAGATCACTCCCGAATGGGAAGCCGTCGAGGAAGGTATCTTCTCAATTTCCCGGCGGTCGGTGTTTACACTCATCAAAAGCCAAAGCATTGGTGACCTTTATCGCATTTACGTCAATGCGCTGGCCGATGGCACCGACTTCAACTTGGCCGCCATTCCGTCCAGCTTCAGCGTTAGATGGGCTGAGCCATTTGAAAAGGCCTACATGCAAGCACTTTACGATGAAGGCTATCGCTCTGGGGTCCAAGGTTACCGCTGGATTAAAGTCCCGCCGGGGTTAGCAACGAGGTCCAAGATTCCTACACTCAAACGTCCGGAAACTCTGGATTTGACTCTGTCGTTGTCGGACTAA
- a CDS encoding response regulator transcription factor, producing MHPPQVLVVDDDLEIRKLLARYLKGQGLRVQLASRCADARECISNYQVDLIILDVMLPDGSGLDLCRDLRTMRSKIPVILLTALKEDVDRIIGLEIGAADYLGKPFNPRELAARIRAVLRRDKDNRSIQSDASCYFFEGFRADPFARSVINSEGSEVELTGAEFNLLLTFLDRPGRVLSRDQLFDLVYGRDGDALDRSIDVLISRLRRKLANGESNQMFKTVRNGGYQLVAKVTQSDGQR from the coding sequence ATGCACCCCCCACAAGTTCTTGTTGTGGATGACGATCTTGAAATTCGAAAGCTTTTGGCGCGCTATCTGAAAGGGCAGGGCTTGCGTGTTCAGCTTGCTTCTAGATGTGCGGACGCGCGCGAATGCATTTCGAACTACCAAGTCGACCTCATCATCCTTGATGTCATGTTGCCGGACGGATCTGGACTTGATCTTTGTCGGGACCTTCGGACGATGCGGTCAAAAATTCCTGTCATACTGCTCACGGCTCTGAAGGAGGACGTGGACCGGATCATAGGTCTTGAGATCGGAGCTGCCGATTACTTGGGGAAACCTTTCAATCCGCGCGAGCTTGCCGCCCGCATCCGCGCAGTACTGCGCCGCGACAAAGATAACCGCTCCATACAGAGTGACGCGAGTTGCTATTTTTTCGAAGGGTTCAGGGCGGATCCTTTTGCTCGGTCAGTGATCAATTCGGAAGGCAGCGAAGTCGAGCTGACCGGCGCAGAATTCAATCTGCTATTGACCTTTCTTGATCGCCCCGGTCGCGTCCTTTCGCGGGATCAACTGTTCGATCTGGTGTACGGGCGCGATGGAGACGCGTTAGATCGCTCGATCGACGTGTTGATTAGTCGCCTGCGACGCAAGCTCGCGAACGGTGAATCGAATCAGATGTTCAAGACGGTTCGCAATGGAGGTTACCAACTTGTCGCAAAGGTCACTCAATCGGATGGGCAACGTTGA
- a CDS encoding aspartyl/asparaginyl beta-hydroxylase domain-containing protein, whose product MLALGGLFTFVAASIVYVYRFRGTTRYESLTEYIRKGWPIFTPLNCALYMTTMPRGSKAILDPNDFPELDLLRQNWQTIRDEGLELVRQNYFDAAKRPGTAGYYDVGFRSFFKYGWSRFYVKWYGYTHQSARRLCPETVRIINTVPAVHGAMFAFLPRGARLSRHADPIAVSLRYHLGLSTPNSDACFINVDGRNQSWRDGEVLMFDETYLHYVRNDTDSDRLILMCDVRRPQNPLGAVLNFLYQGVVRASVVPNTPEDYRGFANKIFAGLAPLLTWSKGLKTANRFLYLVLKWSVNALLIVLLLGMAAGVVHFHCVMLNEILGHVSTLSIGPRKHPGGRNALSCVVVWSRLSHVRTVFEMPDGQDWVQAPTRGLLMAKVHQDVNERTA is encoded by the coding sequence ATGTTGGCACTTGGGGGCCTTTTTACTTTTGTGGCAGCGAGCATCGTATACGTATATCGCTTTAGGGGAACTACTCGCTACGAGAGCTTGACGGAGTACATCCGCAAGGGTTGGCCAATCTTCACGCCTTTGAACTGCGCGTTGTATATGACAACCATGCCACGCGGATCAAAAGCCATTCTCGATCCGAATGATTTTCCGGAACTCGACTTGTTGCGTCAAAATTGGCAAACCATTCGCGATGAAGGCTTAGAGCTCGTGCGCCAGAACTACTTCGACGCCGCCAAGCGGCCCGGAACCGCGGGATATTACGACGTCGGCTTCCGGTCGTTTTTCAAATACGGCTGGAGTCGCTTCTACGTCAAATGGTACGGCTACACACATCAATCGGCAAGACGATTGTGCCCCGAGACAGTGAGGATAATAAACACAGTCCCGGCCGTGCATGGAGCCATGTTTGCCTTTTTACCGAGAGGGGCCCGGCTATCCCGTCACGCCGACCCAATTGCCGTATCCCTGCGCTACCACCTGGGCCTCTCGACGCCCAACTCCGACGCTTGCTTCATCAATGTAGACGGCCGCAACCAAAGTTGGCGAGACGGCGAGGTTCTCATGTTTGATGAGACCTACCTCCACTACGTGCGCAACGATACCGACTCCGATCGCCTTATCCTTATGTGCGATGTTAGACGACCCCAAAATCCGCTGGGGGCCGTTCTCAACTTCCTCTACCAAGGCGTTGTGCGCGCCTCAGTTGTACCCAACACGCCAGAAGACTACCGGGGTTTCGCCAATAAGATCTTTGCAGGGCTCGCGCCACTACTCACATGGAGCAAAGGACTGAAAACAGCGAACCGGTTTCTGTATCTCGTCCTCAAGTGGTCGGTGAATGCCTTGCTGATAGTGTTGCTGTTGGGAATGGCAGCGGGCGTGGTGCACTTTCATTGCGTCATGTTGAATGAGATCCTGGGCCACGTATCCACTTTATCAATAGGACCACGTAAACACCCTGGGGGTCGGAATGCGCTTTCTTGCGTCGTCGTTTGGTCACGCCTTTCTCATGTCAGGACCGTCTTTGAAATGCCAGATGGGCAAGATTGGGTGCAGGCACCTACGCGAGGATTACTCATGGCGAAAGTGCACCAAGACGTCAATGAGAGGACCGCGTAG
- a CDS encoding DUF3313 domain-containing protein: MLAIISLLPGCATAPLVQGNSLSSYDGLKQDDGKITKSRLHVRKDQVMAAKTVNIVPTTFPPTIAPALSNEQRALVANAVNRALCVSLSDRFTVVTPDVPADLTVRSAVTHATETNEVAAGISVAASIGTKFIDTSVPIPTPRIPIGLGEIAIEAEALDRSGRQQAAIVWGRGAMAFFSTPRVSKVSDAYDLAEAFGEDFAKVLAKGESPFKSNGIDFPTPEKVRSKMGFAPKYAACEAYGRSPGFAGWVGGKIGLPPEWTDKGSKKEPQAQ; this comes from the coding sequence ATGTTGGCCATCATTAGCTTATTGCCAGGTTGCGCGACTGCTCCCCTTGTACAGGGTAACAGTCTTTCTTCGTACGATGGACTAAAACAGGATGACGGCAAGATCACCAAGTCGCGGCTTCACGTGAGAAAGGATCAGGTGATGGCTGCGAAAACCGTCAACATTGTGCCAACCACCTTTCCGCCTACGATCGCACCGGCATTGTCAAATGAACAGCGGGCGCTCGTGGCGAACGCCGTCAACCGGGCCCTGTGTGTTAGCCTCAGCGATCGTTTCACCGTTGTCACGCCAGATGTCCCGGCAGACTTGACCGTGCGAAGCGCCGTCACCCATGCAACAGAAACCAACGAAGTTGCAGCGGGCATCTCCGTAGCAGCCTCAATCGGCACAAAGTTTATCGATACGAGCGTTCCAATTCCGACACCACGGATTCCGATTGGCTTGGGAGAAATCGCTATTGAGGCGGAGGCCCTTGACCGCTCCGGCCGACAGCAGGCAGCCATCGTTTGGGGTAGAGGTGCAATGGCCTTTTTTAGCACGCCGAGAGTATCGAAAGTGAGTGATGCCTACGATCTGGCCGAGGCCTTTGGCGAAGATTTTGCAAAAGTGCTCGCCAAAGGCGAAAGCCCTTTCAAGTCTAACGGCATCGATTTCCCCACTCCGGAAAAGGTCCGTTCCAAGATGGGATTCGCTCCGAAGTACGCAGCGTGCGAGGCCTATGGTCGCTCTCCAGGCTTTGCCGGCTGGGTGGGCGGCAAGATCGGTTTACCACCTGAATGGACTGATAAGGGTTCGAAGAAGGAGCCACAGGCGCAATAG
- a CDS encoding lipid-A-disaccharide synthase N-terminal domain-containing protein: MLVDLLQIIGTYMQDVFVRNLDVWVVVGVVAQAFFTARFAVQWIASERAGRSVIPTAFWLLSLAGGAMLLIYALHRKDPVFVAGQTFGFFIYLRNVYFVIRESRV, from the coding sequence ATGCTGGTTGATCTGTTGCAGATAATCGGAACGTACATGCAAGACGTGTTCGTTCGTAACCTTGACGTATGGGTGGTTGTCGGAGTCGTCGCACAAGCCTTCTTCACCGCGCGTTTCGCGGTCCAGTGGATTGCATCCGAGCGTGCAGGCCGCAGCGTGATCCCAACCGCATTCTGGCTGCTGTCACTGGCCGGCGGCGCGATGCTGTTGATCTATGCACTACATCGCAAAGACCCGGTCTTTGTCGCCGGGCAGACGTTTGGATTTTTCATCTATCTGCGCAACGTCTATTTTGTGATCCGCGAGAGCCGGGTATAA
- a CDS encoding glycosyltransferase family 2 protein, translating to MNQSRIIARGADLDISVVIPVHDEVENIACLAAEILAALRGKTAFEIVFVDDGSTDGTATKLARLTTFYPEVRSVSHDRKSGQSIAVSSGVRAARGAVIVTIDGDGQNDPKYILEFTQRLAAGMPEVGLVAGRRVGRKATRFKIMQSRIANSVRGTILRDHTTDTGCGMKAIPREVFLALPVFDGLHRFLPALVRREGYAVVQIDVMDRDRRRGVSKYGLWDRFWVGLLDLMGVWWLIRRRKVVPRVRELKSDAG from the coding sequence ATGAACCAGTCTCGGATCATTGCACGCGGGGCTGATCTGGACATTTCCGTCGTGATTCCGGTTCACGACGAAGTGGAAAACATCGCCTGCCTCGCGGCCGAGATTTTAGCGGCGCTGCGCGGCAAAACTGCATTCGAGATAGTCTTCGTCGACGACGGCTCGACTGACGGCACCGCAACGAAGCTTGCGCGCCTGACGACATTTTACCCGGAAGTGAGGTCAGTTTCGCATGACCGCAAGAGCGGGCAGTCAATAGCCGTATCGAGCGGCGTGCGCGCGGCGCGCGGCGCTGTAATCGTGACAATCGATGGCGATGGTCAGAACGATCCGAAGTACATCCTTGAATTTACACAGAGGCTTGCAGCCGGTATGCCGGAGGTTGGCCTCGTCGCTGGGCGGCGGGTCGGTCGCAAGGCAACCCGCTTCAAGATAATGCAGTCGCGCATTGCGAATTCCGTGCGTGGTACCATCCTGCGCGATCACACAACCGACACCGGCTGTGGAATGAAGGCAATTCCGCGCGAGGTATTCCTGGCGCTGCCGGTCTTTGATGGGTTGCACCGTTTCTTGCCAGCGCTCGTGCGACGAGAGGGCTACGCGGTCGTGCAGATCGACGTTATGGATCGAGACCGTCGTCGCGGTGTTTCAAAATACGGTTTGTGGGATCGCTTCTGGGTTGGTCTGCTCGATCTCATGGGTGTGTGGTGGTTGATTCGTCGCCGCAAAGTGGTTCCGCGGGTGAGAGAGCTGAAGTCAGATGCTGGTTGA
- a CDS encoding phosphatase PAP2 family protein, with protein sequence MKRAAVSAVVATAFQKPRRASGTGPFGPTVAAVAIGVLTFIALFAIAKLRLDVWSITEARHLPRWLVDLSGKISAYGKSGWILWPLAGLLALCVAAGFVAASRRDGLIFSALSLRLTFLFSAIALPGLLASALKAVIGRARPYLTGQPDAFLYVPFAYFRERLFGGMPFPEYAYGSMPSGHATTAVAAAVALGALWPRLWPLFWTFALVISATRLIIAVHHPTDVMMGVVIGGLGALVIRNYFAARRWVFSVDAAGHVHAMPGPGLRRIARAIGNLRSLR encoded by the coding sequence ATGAAACGCGCCGCAGTTTCGGCCGTTGTTGCTACGGCGTTTCAAAAGCCGCGCCGTGCCTCGGGGACCGGGCCATTCGGGCCCACGGTCGCTGCTGTTGCGATCGGAGTTCTGACCTTTATCGCGCTCTTCGCTATCGCAAAGCTGCGGCTTGATGTTTGGAGCATCACTGAGGCGCGTCATTTGCCGCGGTGGCTTGTCGACCTGTCCGGCAAAATCAGCGCCTACGGTAAGTCGGGCTGGATCCTGTGGCCGCTGGCAGGGTTGCTCGCGCTGTGCGTCGCAGCTGGGTTTGTGGCGGCAAGTCGGCGGGACGGGCTGATCTTTTCGGCGCTGTCGCTGAGACTGACATTTCTCTTTTCGGCGATAGCGTTACCGGGATTGCTGGCCAGCGCCCTGAAGGCGGTGATTGGGCGCGCGCGGCCTTATCTAACGGGACAGCCTGACGCCTTCCTCTATGTGCCATTTGCGTATTTCCGTGAGCGACTGTTCGGGGGCATGCCGTTTCCCGAATATGCGTATGGCAGCATGCCGTCTGGCCACGCCACCACTGCGGTTGCAGCGGCGGTCGCACTGGGCGCGCTGTGGCCGCGGCTCTGGCCACTGTTCTGGACCTTTGCCCTTGTTATCTCTGCGACGCGCCTAATTATCGCCGTTCATCATCCCACCGATGTCATGATGGGTGTCGTCATTGGTGGGCTCGGCGCTCTCGTGATCCGGAATTATTTTGCGGCGCGACGCTGGGTCTTTTCGGTCGACGCTGCCGGACATGTGCACGCAATGCCGGGGCCAGGTTTGCGCAGAATAGCGCGCGCAATCGGCAACCTCCGGAGCCTCCGATGA
- a CDS encoding methyltransferase family protein, whose amino-acid sequence MSKRELVSLERSNISGVESVRKMILLIAVFAGAVILAVSESAYPSDSAAHDAFGWLGLSLIIACILGRTWSSLYVAGRKTVELVTDGPYSIMRNPLYFFSILGTAGIGALGRSIMLTLVGACVGSLVFWMVTQQEERRLLERHGQPYAEYLRLVPRFLPNLRLWRDTETLTIRQSRVLMTFADALLFLMAVPLIAACRSLQLEGLLPVLVSLP is encoded by the coding sequence ATGAGTAAGCGAGAATTGGTCAGTCTCGAACGAAGCAACATTTCTGGTGTTGAGTCGGTTCGAAAGATGATTCTATTGATCGCAGTTTTTGCCGGAGCTGTCATTCTTGCTGTGTCCGAGTCGGCGTACCCGTCCGATTCAGCCGCGCATGACGCATTCGGGTGGCTTGGCCTCAGCCTCATCATAGCCTGTATTCTCGGGCGCACATGGTCGTCGCTGTATGTCGCAGGAAGGAAAACAGTCGAGCTTGTTACCGACGGTCCTTACTCGATCATGCGCAATCCATTGTATTTCTTTTCGATACTGGGCACTGCGGGAATTGGTGCTTTGGGACGAAGCATCATGTTGACGCTGGTGGGCGCATGCGTCGGATCGCTGGTATTCTGGATGGTCACACAACAGGAAGAGCGTCGGCTACTGGAGCGACATGGTCAGCCCTATGCAGAATATTTGAGACTTGTGCCGCGTTTTCTTCCAAACCTGCGCCTATGGCGAGACACGGAAACGCTGACCATACGGCAGAGTCGTGTGCTCATGACCTTCGCGGACGCGCTCTTGTTCTTGATGGCCGTTCCCTTGATAGCAGCTTGTCGATCCTTGCAACTGGAGGGGCTGTTACCTGTCCTGGTGTCGCTACCCTAG
- a CDS encoding MFS transporter yields the protein MSHASSHISPAISVAGAQGGALRALRRNVIIGVIAFLTVVDLFATQAILPALTKAYGVTPAAMGLAVNASTLGMAVAGVSVAFFSRRLNRRSGTVLSLCVLAIPTALLAWAPDLASFAILRVLQGLCMAAAFTLTLAYLGEECSAMDAGAAFAAYITGNVASNLVGRLISAGVADHLGLAANFYFFSALNLAGAILVYFSVRSTMPVQPGGEALASPLALWSKHLQNPPLRAAFGIGFCILFAFIGTFTYINFVLVREPHALSMMALGLIYFVFLPSVITTPFAGAAAQRFGTRPTFWGALALAGLGLPLLLLPNLVAVIVGLALVGIGTFFAQAAATSFVGRAATTDRGSASGIYLACYFFGGLVGTALLGQLFDQFGWLACVAGIALSLAVAALLAVRLKLPAQPAVVT from the coding sequence ATGTCACATGCCTCGTCCCACATATCGCCGGCGATCAGTGTTGCGGGTGCACAAGGCGGAGCGCTGCGCGCGCTCCGTCGTAATGTCATCATCGGAGTTATCGCCTTTCTGACGGTCGTGGATCTGTTTGCGACACAGGCCATTCTGCCCGCGCTGACGAAAGCTTACGGTGTGACGCCGGCCGCCATGGGACTCGCCGTCAATGCGAGCACACTCGGAATGGCGGTCGCAGGGGTGTCGGTCGCGTTCTTCAGCCGGCGCTTGAACCGGCGCTCCGGCACTGTCCTAAGTCTTTGCGTGCTTGCGATTCCGACCGCATTGCTGGCCTGGGCGCCCGATCTTGCCAGCTTCGCGATCCTGCGAGTCTTACAGGGTCTGTGCATGGCTGCGGCGTTCACACTGACACTGGCTTATCTCGGGGAAGAATGCAGTGCGATGGACGCAGGCGCTGCCTTTGCCGCCTATATCACCGGCAATGTAGCGAGTAATCTGGTCGGTCGGCTGATCTCGGCCGGTGTTGCGGATCACCTCGGGTTGGCGGCGAATTTCTATTTCTTTTCGGCGCTCAATCTTGCCGGGGCGATCTTGGTCTATTTTTCGGTCCGCTCGACCATGCCGGTGCAGCCGGGTGGCGAAGCTTTGGCGTCGCCGCTCGCGCTGTGGAGTAAACATCTGCAAAACCCGCCTTTGCGCGCTGCATTCGGGATCGGCTTCTGCATCCTGTTCGCATTTATCGGCACGTTCACCTACATCAATTTTGTGCTCGTGCGGGAGCCGCATGCGCTCAGCATGATGGCGCTCGGATTGATCTATTTCGTATTCCTGCCGTCAGTTATTACCACGCCTTTCGCCGGAGCTGCCGCCCAGCGGTTCGGAACACGTCCGACATTCTGGGGTGCACTCGCGCTGGCCGGGCTGGGACTGCCGCTGTTGCTGTTGCCTAATCTTGTTGCCGTGATTGTGGGCCTCGCGTTGGTTGGGATCGGCACCTTCTTTGCGCAGGCGGCCGCGACCAGCTTTGTTGGGCGCGCCGCGACCACGGATCGTGGATCGGCGAGCGGCATCTACCTCGCATGCTATTTCTTCGGCGGCCTAGTAGGCACGGCGCTGCTTGGGCAATTGTTCGATCAGTTCGGCTGGCTTGCTTGTGTTGCTGGAATCGCGCTGTCGCTTGCGGTTGCGGCGCTGCTTGCCGTTCGGCTCAAGCTTCCCGCCCAGCCCGCCGTCGTTACATAG
- a CDS encoding patatin-like phospholipase family protein — MEPGSVTQISARDGQKQDRQIVLVLQGGGALGAYHAGVYHALHEHGIDPDWIIGTSIGAINAGLIAGNARNDRLDALKEFWTRMAYRPPFGVPTWTGLSDTVAYWRTLLRGIPDFFEPNPGAFLGTHVPLGVDSAGFYSTAPLERTLLELVDFELLNQCKPRLTVGAAHVRTSAMKYFDSRDGEIDVKHILASGALPPAFPAVRIDGELYWDGGILSNTPTEAIFDDNPRKDSLIFAAHLWNPVGNEPSTIWEVLNRHKDIQYSSRVASHIARQRQMHDLRHVINDLAKYLPEEIRNLPKVRELASYGCPTTMHVVRLLAPQIENENHTKDVDFSPSSLRVRWEAGYQNTMRVLEQAPWENEFDPLEGVLLHELMSGMVEAAE; from the coding sequence ATGGAACCTGGTTCGGTCACACAGATCTCGGCGCGAGACGGACAGAAACAAGATCGGCAGATCGTGCTGGTCCTGCAGGGCGGCGGAGCGCTCGGCGCCTATCATGCCGGCGTGTACCACGCGTTGCATGAGCATGGCATCGACCCCGACTGGATCATCGGCACGTCGATCGGCGCCATCAATGCGGGTCTGATCGCGGGCAACGCCCGCAACGACCGCCTGGACGCCCTCAAGGAATTCTGGACTCGCATGGCCTATCGCCCGCCATTCGGCGTGCCAACCTGGACGGGTCTGTCCGACACGGTGGCTTATTGGCGAACATTGCTGCGCGGCATCCCGGATTTCTTCGAGCCCAATCCGGGAGCGTTTCTCGGCACGCATGTTCCGCTCGGGGTGGACAGCGCTGGCTTCTATTCGACGGCGCCATTGGAAAGGACGCTGCTCGAGCTGGTCGATTTCGAGCTACTGAATCAATGCAAGCCGAGGCTCACCGTTGGCGCGGCACATGTGCGCACCAGCGCGATGAAATACTTCGATAGCCGTGACGGTGAAATCGATGTGAAGCACATCCTCGCATCAGGAGCGTTGCCGCCCGCATTCCCGGCGGTTCGCATTGATGGTGAGCTCTATTGGGATGGCGGCATCCTATCGAACACGCCGACCGAAGCCATCTTCGACGACAATCCGCGCAAGGATTCACTGATCTTCGCCGCCCATTTGTGGAATCCGGTCGGCAACGAGCCATCCACGATCTGGGAAGTGCTGAACCGGCACAAGGACATCCAGTATTCCAGCCGCGTGGCCAGTCATATCGCGCGGCAGCGGCAGATGCACGATCTCCGCCACGTGATCAATGATCTGGCGAAGTACCTGCCGGAGGAGATCCGCAACCTCCCGAAGGTACGGGAACTGGCATCTTATGGATGCCCCACGACGATGCACGTCGTGCGCCTGCTCGCGCCGCAGATTGAAAATGAGAACCACACCAAGGACGTTGATTTCAGTCCATCGAGCCTGCGCGTGCGCTGGGAGGCTGGCTATCAGAATACGATGCGCGTGCTCGAGCAGGCGCCATGGGAGAACGAGTTCGATCCACTCGAGGGTGTGCTGCTGCATGAGCTGATGTCCGGGATGGTGGAAGCGGCAGAGTAG
- a CDS encoding 3-hydroxybutyrate dehydrogenase gives MNFQPLSLHQIPQSLEGKVSLVTGSTSGIGLGIARSLAAAGSAIVLNGFGKPEDIAEVQARTIAEFGVEVRYSPADLSKAAAAADLIAMTLDTFGRLDILVNNAGIQYVAPLEVFPADKWDMILAINLSSAFHTTRAALPSMRRYNFGRIINIASAHGLVASPFKSAYVAAKHGIVGLTKVTALETAESNITCNAICPGYVYTPLVEAQIEGQAKAHNIPREQVIRDVLLAQQPSKRFASVEELGALSVFLASDAASSITGVALPVDGGWTAH, from the coding sequence ATGAATTTTCAGCCGCTCAGCCTTCATCAGATACCCCAGTCTCTCGAAGGTAAAGTTTCGCTCGTCACGGGATCGACCAGTGGAATCGGTCTCGGCATCGCACGTTCGCTCGCGGCGGCGGGTTCTGCGATTGTGTTGAACGGCTTTGGCAAGCCTGAGGATATTGCCGAAGTGCAGGCGCGGACGATCGCCGAATTCGGGGTAGAGGTGCGCTATTCGCCGGCAGATTTGTCTAAGGCTGCTGCTGCGGCCGATCTGATTGCGATGACGCTCGATACGTTCGGTCGGCTGGACATTCTCGTCAACAACGCTGGAATCCAGTATGTCGCTCCGCTCGAGGTATTTCCCGCCGACAAATGGGACATGATCCTTGCGATCAATCTTTCATCGGCATTTCATACGACGCGCGCGGCGCTGCCTTCGATGCGTAGATATAATTTCGGCCGCATCATCAACATCGCGTCCGCGCATGGTCTGGTAGCATCACCGTTCAAGTCCGCCTATGTCGCCGCCAAGCACGGCATAGTCGGTCTTACCAAGGTGACCGCGCTGGAAACTGCGGAGTCCAACATCACCTGCAACGCGATCTGCCCCGGCTATGTCTATACGCCGCTCGTCGAGGCGCAGATCGAAGGGCAGGCGAAGGCGCACAATATTCCGCGCGAGCAGGTGATCCGCGACGTGCTGCTGGCGCAGCAGCCCAGCAAGCGCTTTGCGAGCGTCGAGGAACTCGGCGCGCTCTCGGTCTTTCTCGCAAGCGACGCGGCGTCCTCGATTACAGGTGTTGCCTTGCCGGTCGATGGCGGCTGGACCGCACATTGA